TATTTGTTTGCATAGCAATTTCTACAGCGCGTGGGTGAATAACCTTAGCACCTAAGTGTGCCATGTTACAAATCTCAGTATACGTAACGGTATGAAGTGACTTAGCCTCATCTACTATTCGTGGATCGGCCGTCATAATGCCATTTACATCTGTAAAGATATCAACCATGTCAGCTTTTAAGGCAACGCCAAGTGCTGTTGCTGTCGTATCGCTTCCTCCACGACCTAAAGTGGTCACTTGCCAATCTTCCGTACGGCCCTGAAACCCCGGAACAATAACAACACGCCCTTGCTCAAGCTCTTGTTGAATACGATCAGGTTCAATTGTTAGGATTTGTGCGTTACTAAAATCATTAGTGGTTATGATATTAGCTTGCCCACCCGTTAAAATTGTGGACTCGATGCCTCTCTCATTAAGCATGCTGGAGATGACGCAGGCGGAAATAATCTCCCCTGTATGCAATAACAGGTCGTTTTCGCGCGCCCGTAGGCTGTCCCCATTTTGTCGGATCAATTGTAATAGCGTGTCAGTGGCGTAAGGATCACCCTTACGCCCCATTGCTGACACTACTATTATCAAGGAAAAGCCTTCCGCCAGTGCTTTTTCAATGTGGCCAATTGCCCGATTACGATGATCCTCCGTTGTTAAGGATGAACCCCCGAACTTTTGGACAAGTATTTTCATGAAACCTCTCTCCTAGCTGTTGGCCTTGATAAGCTCCTCGGCAATTTGTACGGTGTTCCAAGCAGCACCCTTTAATAGATTATCTGATACAACCCACATATGGATGCCTCGTGGATGCGTTAAATCTCGGCGAACACGACCGACAAAAACTTCAAGCTTATCCGCAGAATCGGTAGCCAATGGATATTTTTGTTCTTCAGGGGAATCGACAAGCACAATACCAGGTGCATGTGCTAGTATAGATTTCACTTCTTCCAGTTCATAGTCATTTTTAAATTCGATATAAACGGACTCACTGTGACCTTTTACTACTGGAATACGCACACAAGTAGCTGCAACTAAAACTTGATCGTCACCCAATATTTTCTTTGTTTCGTTTACCATCTTCATCTCTTCATACGTAAATCCATTGTCTGTGAAAACATCAATTTGCGGAATCGCATTAAAAGCAATCTGATGATGAACAGGAAGTTTAGATACCGGCAGTACATTTGCTTCCGGCTCTTTCCCATCTAGAATGTCTCTGGTTTGAGTCAACAGCTCATTGATCGCTTGAGCACCCGCACCAGATACAGCTTGATACGTAGAAACAATAATCCGATCTATTCCAAAACGGTCATAAAGAGGCTTTAATGCTGCAACCATCTGAATGGTAGAACAATTAGGGTTTGCAATGATTCCTTTGTGTTTGCGTGCCGCATCCATGTTAACTTCGGGCACAACCAATGGAACTTCCGGATCCATTCGATAAGCACTGGTATTGTCAATGACAACTGCTCCGTGACGTACAGCGTGTGGAGCTAATTCCTTACTAATCGCCCCTCCTGCACTGAAAAGCGCAAAATCTACACCGATAAAGCTATCAGGTGTTGCTTCTTCAATTGTCACTTCCTTACCTTTAAACAGCACCTTTTTACCAGCCGATCTTTTTGAAGCTAATAACTTCAGTTGACCGATTGGAAAATTTCGTTTCTCCAAAAGCTGAATCATTTGCTGTCCTACTGCTCCTGTCGCTCCCACGACTGCGACATTTACCTTCAGTTGGTTCTCCATCTTTTTCTCCTCCTAAGAGCCTGTTAGCTGCATCAATAATGGAATCTTTCTATAAGCAAAGGTTGCAACTGACGATGTTGTATAGCTAGCTCGCACGTTTCTTTAATGAGGTCCATTCGTGCTACCAGCGAGTTCGGTTTTTTGTCAGGCGCATCCTGCCCAAACGGAACAAAATAAATATTTTTGGTAGCTAGAAGTTTTGCAATATTAGCCGCATTTAAACCAAGTCCATCATTGGTTGAAATTGCCAAGACGACTGGGTGTAGGTTGCGCAAGGTTGCTTTTGCAGCCATTAAAACAGGGCTATCTGTGAGTGCGTTCGCCAATCGGCTCGTGGTGTTACCTGTGCATGGAGCAATCACCATAACGTCAAATAGCTTGGAAGGTCCAAGCGGTTCTGCATCAGGAATAGTGGTGATAATCTCTTCGCCTGTAATCTGTTTTAATTGGTTTTGCCAATGGTTAGTCGTTCCAAAACGTGTATCAGTGGTCATCACGGTCTGGCTCGCTATGGGTACAACACGTGCTCCAGCATCTACTAAACGCTGAATTTGCGGCATGGTTTCTTCCAATGTACAATGGGAGCCCGTTAACCCAAATCCGACCGTTCTTCCCCTCAGATCGCTCATGATGTTCCCTCCTGATTGTCAGCTTGCTCCGATAGTAGTCGCGCTAAGGTATTGGCAATAATTTGCCCGGCTGTTTTCGGTGCAACGATTCCAGGAAGGCTTGGGGCAAGGATCGCTTTGATTCCACGACGTTCTGCATAACGAAAATCGGTTCCACCCGGCTTAGAAGCAATATCTAGGATAAAAGCAGTCTGTGGCATCTGTGCAATGATGTCTGATGTAATAATCAAATGTGGGATTGTGTTAAAAATAATGTCCACTTTTGATACATATAGTTTAAAATCATCAAGATCAAAAGCATCAATGCCCATCTCATTACTACGTGCTATGTGTTCTGGACGTTTTACCCCCACCTTAACATGTGCTCCCAATGCATGCAAAGCTCTAGCTAATGACATTCCTACTCGACCTAATCCGAGAACAATCACATCAGAGCTGTGAATCGTAATATCAGTGTTTTGGATCGCTACCATCAATGCTCCTTCCACAGTAGGAATGGAATTATAGATAGCCACGTCGTCACGATTTAATAGCTCTTTTAGCGGAACGTTATACATTTTTAATAGCTCTCTCAGATAAGGCTTCGCCATCCCGGTATAGACAACGCATTTTTCTGGTAAAGCTTCAAAATGCTCCTTAGAGAGTTGAATACTTTTTGTAGAAAAAATGCTTTCAATCATTCCTTTGTCATCCGTACCGACGATAGGTAGGATCAGGGCATCAACATCTTTTAACACATCGCATGTTAATGGTTTCTTCGTTGCTCCTGTAAAGCTACTCTCCAAGTTATCAAATCCAATAAGAGTAACTGTGGCGTCCAACTGAATGCATTTTTTAATGACTTCCAGTTGACGAGCATCACCGCCAATAAAAGCAACATGTTTTCCCGTCAGCATGCCGTGTTCCCCTTTCCAAACATTTTACGCAAGATAACCTGGAAACGCAAAGAATTTTTCCAAGTCCTTTGGAAAATGTAAAATAGTTGACGAACCGTTTTTTGTTCACGGTCGAGTTACATTTCGTGCACTTCGTTAATCTACCGTCATCCTATTCGAACACCTATCGTTTCGTTACTGGAGATTCCTTTGAAAATTGGTTTTGTATAGGCTGTAACTGTACAATTATCATATCAGGACCGATTTGTACAATAGACTTCCAAGGAATAATGATGTCTGCTTTTTTCTTCCCTATTCCAAATAAAGAGTTATTTGAAACAACAATGGCAGTAATTTCTCCAGTTATCGGATTAATTTCCATATCGGATTGTGCTACTACTCCACGTTTTTCTCCATAATCAATATCAACGATCTCTTTGCCACTAAACTCGCTTAATCGCATTTTATTTCCTCCTTTGTTTGTCCACTCACAGCAGAATATACGAAAAAGCTGAACAGTTTATACGTAAGAATGTAGCAAAAGAGAATTTTTTCTAAAATAATTATGAGATTACCAATAAAAAAGAGGCTTCTCTCTAAGCCTATTACGACTTAGGAGAAGCCCTTTCTCCACTCACTTATTTACCAGTAGAACCGAATCCACCTGCACCACGCTCTGTTTTCTCCAACTCGTCAACAATTTCTAATCGTGCTTGAGTCACTGGCATAAAGAGTAATTGGGCAACTCGATCTCCTTTTCTGACCACAAATGGTTCAGTTGTGTCTAAATTCTGCAACAGCACTTGAATCTCACCCGTATAATCACTATCAATAACTCCGACGGCATTCGTTAATGATATACCGTGTTTAAACGCGTTGCCGCTACGTGGGAACACCAAACCTACCATACTCGCGTCAGGCATTTGTACAGCAATCCCTGTAGGAATTTTGGCGCGTTCCCCAGGAGCAATCGTAATTTCCTGTTCAATGCATGCTGCTAGATCAAGTCCAGCAGAACCTGTTGTTGCATAATGCGGTAAAGGAATATCCGTTCCAATCATCGGAGACATTTTCTTAATGTTTACAAACACAAAAGACACCTCTTTTTTAAGTTAAGAATACATTTGCATCAACATTTTCTGGGAATGCTTCCAACGGACTAACCATGGCCATCGCCATTTTGGAGTGGAATAATTCTTTAGCCACTGCTAAAACAGATTCCTGACTTACACGATCTACCTTCGCGATAATTTCGTCTAATGTAAGGTGTCTGCCATGTAACAGTTCATTTTTACCCAAACGATTCATACGACTGCTAGTGCTTTCTAAGCTTAGCATCAAGCTACCTTTAAGCTGTTCTTTTCCTTTGTTCAGTTCTTTTTCTGTAATTCCATTTGTACGAACGTCATGTAGAACATTAGACACTATGTCGAATACTTTTCCTACATGCTCTGGTGCTGTTCCCGTATAAATATTAAATGTACCAGATTCCTTATATGAGGAGTGGTAAGAATAAACGGAATAAGCTAGACCGCGTTCTTCACGAATCTCTTGAAACAAACGAGAACTCATGCTACCACCCAAAATATTGTTTAAAATAATTAAGGAATAAACATCGTCATGTCCAACAGCATAGCCAGGCATAGACAGGCATAGATGAGCCTGCTCGGTCTGTTTTTGATGTACAATGCTTTGACCTGTAAAGGTTGGTGTAGCGATATCCATTGTTTTACCTGTACGCTGGTACGTAGAAAATAATGATTGAACCAATGTAATTAACTCATCGTCAAAATTACCGGCCACTGTAATTACCGTGTTCTCTGGTAAGTATCGTTGCTCAATATATGTCAACAAATCCTCACGTTTCATGCCTTTTAGCACGTCTTCTTTTCCCAGTATCGTATACCCGAGCGAATGATCTGCATAGGAAGCGCGTGCAATCAGGTCGTGCACCAAATCATCTGGCGTATCCTCATACATACTGATTTCTTCTAGCACTACGTTCTTTTCTTTCTCCAATTCCTCTGCGTCAAACACGGAGTTAAAGTACATATCGGATAAAATATTGAGAGCAAGCGGTGCGTGACGATCAAGTACACGCGCATAATAGCAAGTATATTCTTTGGATGTAAAGGCGTTTACGTTCCCACCAATTTCGTCAAACGCTTCAGCTATCTCTTTCGCACTGCGAGTCGTAGTGCCTTTAAAAAACATGTGCTCTAGGAAATGTGAAATCCCGTTATTTTTCTCATTTTCATATTTTGAACCCGTTCCTACCCATATGCCTAAAGCAACGGATCGAACACTAGCTATTTTTTCGGTAACAATCCGGACACCATTTGCACACGTATATGTTTGAATCAAATCTGATCCCCCTCTATCAATCTGCTATCTCTGGCTTATGCCACACAGGGAAGCGATCATAAAGTCGCTTCCCTGTTGTACATGTTACTGATAAGCGTTTAGCTTTCAATTGAAAATAACATGTCTTACTATAGCAAAAAATAGCGTCCGGTACAATATTCCACAAGATTCTACGGTAAACGACGGCTAGAAATTACCTCTGAAACAGTCGTTGGTTTCAATCCTTTTTTCTCAGCCAGTGTCAACATTTGATCCAGTCCTTGAGCTGAAGGTTCAGTAGGGTGCATCAGTATGAGTACTCCTTTATCTAACTTCTTGCGAATACGCTCTACCATCGTTCCAACCGGTGGATTCTTCCAATCAACAGTATCTGCTGTCCAAAGAATTGTCTTCATTTGGTAATCCTGATGCGCAATTTCTACCACCCGTTGATTAAAGGAACCAGATGGTGGAGCAAATAAAGTAGGTTTTAAGCCGATTGTCTGAGAAATGATGTCTTGCGTTTTACTGATCTCTTGGCGAATACGTGCCTCTCCCAGCTTGCTCATATCTGGATGAGAATACGCATGGTTGCCTATTTCATGACCTTTGTCATAAATTTTCTTCGCTAGCTCGGGGTTTCGTTTGACCCAAGATCCATCTAAGAAGAATGTGGTTTTTACTTTATGCCTATCTAATGTAGTAAGAATTTTATCAAGGTATTCATTACCCCAGGCCACATTAATCATGAAGCTTACTGCTTCTTTTTTGGGATTACCTCTATAAATAGGATGAGCCCCTAGCTGTTCTACCTGTACCTTTGGCATCTGCTCTTTAAAAACAATTGCACTTTCATCCTGCTTGCCTGTTTTCTTCATTTGGGCAATCGTTGCGTTAATATCGATTACTCGTCCGTTATATCCGGGAATCGCTTTCCAAACAGGATCAAGATAGGCGTCTTGTGGTGCTTCCTCTCGCTCCTTTTGCCACTGCTCTATTTTTTCTCTAAATGGCTCTTCAATTGTAATTTGACCTTGCACTGGAGTAACGCCAACTTTTAGTTGTGTAACATATGTGCTAACAGGAGATGAGGTTACTAAGCCAAACAGTAACGCTCCACAAACAGTTGCTACCGCCATATATTTTCTTGTTTTTTTGGAATGCTGTTTCACAATTTCATCACCTTTGCTTTTATCTATCGAGTTCTTCTTCCTTATTCTCTATCCTCTTTGTCCAATCTATGTAGAGAAAGTTCTCGATAGAAGCAAAAAAAGCTTGCACCCACATAGTTTCCCATGATCGGCAAAGCTTTTTGGCTATCTATTATTCAGTTGCTTCTGGTGCAGCTTGTGCTTGTTCTTTTAGAACAGCTTTACGCGAAATATTAACGCGACCTTGGTCATCAATCTCCGTTACTTTAACCAAGATTTTATCACCTACAGAAACTACATCTTCCGTTTTAGCAACGCGCTCTTCCGCTAGTTGTGAAATGTGGCAAAGTCCTTCTTTACCCGCAAACAACTCGATGAAAGCCCCGTATTTTTCAACACGTTTAACAGTTCCCAAGTAAGTTTGACCAACTTCTACTTCGCGTACCAAATCCTCGATGATTTGTTTTGCACGTAGGTTCGCTTCTGCATTCGTAGATGCGATAAAGATACGACCATCTTGCTCAATATCGATTTTAACACCTGTTTCTTCGATGATCTTATTGATAATACGACCTTGTGGCCCAATAACGTCACGAATTTTTTCTGGGTTAATTGACATTGTCATGATCTTTGGTGCGTAAGGAGACAAGTGATCACGCGGAGCATTGATCGTAGCTAGCATGCTTTCAAGGATATGCATTCTGCCTTCCTTCGCTTGCGTCAATGCTTGCTCTAGGATTTCACGGTTGATACCTTCAATCTTGATATCCATTTGAAGAGCTGTAACACCTTCAGCCGTACCTGCTACCTTAAAGTCCATATCTCCCAAGTGGTCTTCCATGCCTTGGATGTCTGTCAAGATGGAGAAATGTTCACCATCTGTATCCATGATCAAGCCCATTGCAATACCGGCAACTGGTGCTTTAATTGGTACCCCGGCATCCATCAATGCAAGAACACTACCGCAAATAGACGCTTGAGAAGTAGAACCATTAGATTCGATTACCTCTGATACTAGACGAATTGTATATGGGAATTCTACTTCACTAGGGATGATTGGTTCAATTGCTCTTTCACCCAATGCACCGTGACCGATT
This is a stretch of genomic DNA from Brevibacillus laterosporus DSM 25. It encodes these proteins:
- a CDS encoding dipicolinate synthase subunit B; this encodes MSDLRGRTVGFGLTGSHCTLEETMPQIQRLVDAGARVVPIASQTVMTTDTRFGTTNHWQNQLKQITGEEIITTIPDAEPLGPSKLFDVMVIAPCTGNTTSRLANALTDSPVLMAAKATLRNLHPVVLAISTNDGLGLNAANIAKLLATKNIYFVPFGQDAPDKKPNSLVARMDLIKETCELAIQHRQLQPLLIERFHY
- a CDS encoding YlmC/YmxH family sporulation protein, which gives rise to MRLSEFSGKEIVDIDYGEKRGVVAQSDMEINPITGEITAIVVSNNSLFGIGKKKADIIIPWKSIVQIGPDMIIVQLQPIQNQFSKESPVTKR
- the dut gene encoding dUTP diphosphatase, whose translation is MFVNIKKMSPMIGTDIPLPHYATTGSAGLDLAACIEQEITIAPGERAKIPTGIAVQMPDASMVGLVFPRSGNAFKHGISLTNAVGVIDSDYTGEIQVLLQNLDTTEPFVVRKGDRVAQLLFMPVTQARLEIVDELEKTERGAGGFGSTGK
- a CDS encoding polysaccharide deacetylase family protein, with the protein product MKQHSKKTRKYMAVATVCGALLFGLVTSSPVSTYVTQLKVGVTPVQGQITIEEPFREKIEQWQKEREEAPQDAYLDPVWKAIPGYNGRVIDINATIAQMKKTGKQDESAIVFKEQMPKVQVEQLGAHPIYRGNPKKEAVSFMINVAWGNEYLDKILTTLDRHKVKTTFFLDGSWVKRNPELAKKIYDKGHEIGNHAYSHPDMSKLGEARIRQEISKTQDIISQTIGLKPTLFAPPSGSFNQRVVEIAHQDYQMKTILWTADTVDWKNPPVGTMVERIRKKLDKGVLILMHPTEPSAQGLDQMLTLAEKKGLKPTTVSEVISSRRLP
- a CDS encoding aspartate-semialdehyde dehydrogenase gives rise to the protein MENQLKVNVAVVGATGAVGQQMIQLLEKRNFPIGQLKLLASKRSAGKKVLFKGKEVTIEEATPDSFIGVDFALFSAGGAISKELAPHAVRHGAVVIDNTSAYRMDPEVPLVVPEVNMDAARKHKGIIANPNCSTIQMVAALKPLYDRFGIDRIIVSTYQAVSGAGAQAINELLTQTRDILDGKEPEANVLPVSKLPVHHQIAFNAIPQIDVFTDNGFTYEEMKMVNETKKILGDDQVLVAATCVRIPVVKGHSESVYIEFKNDYELEEVKSILAHAPGIVLVDSPEEQKYPLATDSADKLEVFVGRVRRDLTHPRGIHMWVVSDNLLKGAAWNTVQIAEELIKANS
- the dapG gene encoding aspartate kinase; this encodes MKILVQKFGGSSLTTEDHRNRAIGHIEKALAEGFSLIIVVSAMGRKGDPYATDTLLQLIRQNGDSLRARENDLLLHTGEIISACVISSMLNERGIESTILTGGQANIITTNDFSNAQILTIEPDRIQQELEQGRVVIVPGFQGRTEDWQVTTLGRGGSDTTATALGVALKADMVDIFTDVNGIMTADPRIVDEAKSLHTVTYTEICNMAHLGAKVIHPRAVEIAMQTNIPIRVRSTFSDDPGTLVTSLHELGRFNESFSDRLVVGIAHVPNITQIKVFSKEGQYDTQLQVFKAMAQHNISVDFINVNPLGVAYTVHDHMAEKAATILADMGYEPQLMPHCAKVSVIGAGIAGVPGVMAYIVEALTNEEIQILQSADSHTTIWVLVHDEDMARAVRALHQKFDLSNARL
- the dpsA gene encoding dipicolinate synthase subunit DpsA encodes the protein MLTGKHVAFIGGDARQLEVIKKCIQLDATVTLIGFDNLESSFTGATKKPLTCDVLKDVDALILPIVGTDDKGMIESIFSTKSIQLSKEHFEALPEKCVVYTGMAKPYLRELLKMYNVPLKELLNRDDVAIYNSIPTVEGALMVAIQNTDITIHSSDVIVLGLGRVGMSLARALHALGAHVKVGVKRPEHIARSNEMGIDAFDLDDFKLYVSKVDIIFNTIPHLIITSDIIAQMPQTAFILDIASKPGGTDFRYAERRGIKAILAPSLPGIVAPKTAGQIIANTLARLLSEQADNQEGTS
- a CDS encoding M16 family metallopeptidase translates to MIQTYTCANGVRIVTEKIASVRSVALGIWVGTGSKYENEKNNGISHFLEHMFFKGTTTRSAKEIAEAFDEIGGNVNAFTSKEYTCYYARVLDRHAPLALNILSDMYFNSVFDAEELEKEKNVVLEEISMYEDTPDDLVHDLIARASYADHSLGYTILGKEDVLKGMKREDLLTYIEQRYLPENTVITVAGNFDDELITLVQSLFSTYQRTGKTMDIATPTFTGQSIVHQKQTEQAHLCLSMPGYAVGHDDVYSLIILNNILGGSMSSRLFQEIREERGLAYSVYSYHSSYKESGTFNIYTGTAPEHVGKVFDIVSNVLHDVRTNGITEKELNKGKEQLKGSLMLSLESTSSRMNRLGKNELLHGRHLTLDEIIAKVDRVSQESVLAVAKELFHSKMAMAMVSPLEAFPENVDANVFLT